A window of Watersipora subatra chromosome 10, tzWatSuba1.1, whole genome shotgun sequence genomic DNA:
acgaagcCATAATAAAAAATACGAAGTCACTAAGATCTAAATCCTATCCATTGTTTTTAGATATGTCTAtcatgtggtttacaatcttacctgaaaactttaaagcattttgatgaatgatgagaacACTCTTCAGGGGCACCGTATGACGTAATATGGTTATAATAATACGCCGTTGTTATGGTGTATTCCAACCTTGAAACGTTAAAAAAGTTATGTCTGTTTTCTACATCCAAAGCTCTACGTCTTTttcttcaaaactttgaaagcgacatcattgaaataattaataacagtacCACGCtagtattttataataaaagtagTTCCTCGTTCAACTCGGTTTGATACTTCAGcatatgtgaaaaatggtttagcaaaaatgccGAGGCCGACAGGAGTAATGCCGATCGgcctgaaggagagtgcaaaatatcgGCGACATTAGCATCACTTCActtgtaaaagggttaaattgatcttcccaaaattctgatgagctagaAGAAAAATACAGCGTCGACCTCTATTTAAACGACACCTCTAATAaaccgccactataggagaagggttaaaGAATAGAGCAcgatggcattcaaatagggGTTTTACGGTGCGTTTGATGATGCAAGCACGTGTCCAAACACTGCAGTTACGTTGTTAATACATTTGGCAGGTTGCCTGTTTTCAAAACAGTGGAGATTTTAGCCTGATTTCTAAGTATAGATGTAATCATCCATCAAAGGAGTCTTCTAATTCTTCTTAATGCTCAGTAAGAGCTAAGGCTGTGCATAATAGTTACATGCTGCATATTGATGTTTGTTGTTAATACACTGTGTGATTATTACATTGTGTACTATTTTGTGATTCATAGTTTCATCATACTTTCTATAACTTTGGGGATTTTCTACTTCCTTTTCACCAATAAGATGCTGACCAGACCtttataaaaatagttaaattacTAAATGCTGTGATACTTAATATTTTGTGCTGTGGAATGCagaaatgacaaaatatgaaGAAGTATGCAGATTGAAAGCAAAGCGAAACCTGATAGAATAGGGGGGAAATAGAGTTTTCGTAGTCTGGAAGGGGGAAACCAGCGAACCTAATTGGGAACCCCTGGATTAGATGCTATTTACATCTCGAATTGGAGTCACTATAAAGAGCACCACTGCAAGCATCACCTAGTTGACGGatttagtttgaaaaaaaaatagCCTCTCTTTcttcatttatattattaggTCAGAGAATCCATAGATCCTTTAGCGTTTTCTCCAGAACACAAATGTACTTTTAAATCGTTGATGCATTCGATTGTTCATATTCATTAAAAGCGCCAGAAAAGTTCTCAGTTGTGTTTTTATTCGACTTGGGTTGCTTTTAATTCATTACAGCTATAATTTACAGTGTATGCTGAGTTTAATGAATATTTTAGTTGTGAAGTTGTGCCCTCCTGCTTGTGATAGTGGCTTCTGTTTGTTAGTACTGCTGCTTACCTACGTATATCACCCCTTTTTTTTGTTGCTTCTAATTGCTTTTCATCACACTGAATTGTCTCAGAATGTCAAGGTTATCGAGGTTTCATGTTGGGAAATTTTCGTAATTGGGAAACTGAGGACTAAAATTCATTGATTTTTGTTTCAAACAcgaaaatataatttatagctTTTATCACATATTACATCGTTTGAACTTGGATCACCCAAGGATCTAGTTAGGGGCCTGTAACAGCAATGCCATCTGTGAATATTTCATTCTAGAATATCAGCTGGTTTAATTTAACTTGGACATGTTGTCTGTCCAACTTACAGAGTCATGTTCTGTGTCAGGTACATCGGGAAGCTCCTCAGGTCTATAACTGTATGTTATGCGAATGTTCAAAGGTGTTTTTTCCTTTGTTAATCATTCGGTCAGTGCAACTAGTTGGTCAGTGCAACTAGTTGGTCAGTGCAACTAGTCAGTCAGTGCAACTAGTCGGTCAGTCCAACTAGTCGGTCAGTCCAACTAGTCGGTCAGTGCAACTAGTCAATCAGTGCAACTAGTTGGTTAGTGCAACTAGTCGGTAAGTGCAACTAGTCGGTCAGTGCAACTAGTCGGTCAGTGCAACTAGTCGGTCAGTGCAACTAGTCGGTCAGTGCAACTAGTCGGTCAGTGCAACTAGTCGGTCAGTGCAACTAGTCGGTCAGTGCAACTAGTCGGTCAGTGCAACTAGTCGGTCAGTGCAACTAGTCGGTCAGTGCAACTAGTCGGTCAGTGCAACTAGTCGGTCAGTGCAACTAGTCGGTCAGTCCAACTAGTCGGTCAGTCCAACTAGTCGGTCAGTCCAACTAGTTGGTGCTCATCTGCTATTTCGCTTCAAGATCCTCACCTAATCCGCTACTTCCATCAATTTAATTAACACTTTTACAACTTTGGAAGTTGTACCATGTTTTTCATTTGTTGATGTACATAACTGTTTTACTGGATCTCACTTGCCTAATTTTGACAGACTGTTGCGTAGCTATATATCATATACCTAGAAACTTTACCaaattgttgtatatatatttttaacagatGTTGTGTCTATTTCAGCAAGCGTAGCATTGCTGGATTAGGTCTGGCCTTCTTTACACAGCTTGTCTACAAGGTCACTGAAATGGTTGAGGGGTGAGTTGATGTTACGCCGCAGGCTATCTGTAACCCTAAATTATATACAGGTATACATGAGTAGGTATGTGGCGTGTACAAGTAGGTATGATATATGTACAAGTAGGTATGAGATATGTACAAGTAGGTATGAGATATATACAAGTAGGTATGAGATATATACAAGTAGGTATGAGAATATACAAGTAGGTATGATATATGTACAAGTAGGTATGAGATATGTACAAGTAGGTATGAGATATGTACAAGTAGGTATGAGATATGTACAAGTAGGTATGAGATATATACAAGTAGGTATGAGATATATACAAGTAGGTATGAGATATATACAAGTAGGTATGATATATGTACAAGTAGGTATGAGATATGTACAAGTAGGTATGAGATATGTACAAGTAGCTATGAGATATGTACAAGTAGGTATGAGATATGTACAAGTAGGTATGAGATATGTACAATTAGGTATGAGATATGGACAAGTAGGTGTGAGATATGTACAAGTAGGTATGAGATATGTACAACTAGGTATGAGATATGTACAAGTAGGTATGAGATATGGACAAGTAGGTATGAGATATATACAAGTAGGTATGAGATATATACAAGTAGGTATGAGATATATACAAGTAGGTATGAGATATGTACAAGTAGGTATGAGATATATACAAGTAGGTATGAGATATGTACAAGTAGTTATGAGATATGTACAAGTAGGTATGAGATATGGACAAGTAGGTATGAGATATGGACAAGTAGGTATGAGATATGGACAAGTAGGTATGAGATATGGACAAGTAGGTATTAGACATATAGTAGGCTGTCACCTGCATTGTAAATTTAACCCCTAATGTACTAGCACCTGCATATAATGTAGTAGCACCTGCATATAATGTAGTAGCACCTGCATATAATGTAATAGCACCTGCATATAATGCTGCCTGTAAGATATCTACAGTATTTATTTCTTGCAGGCCGTTCACCACAATGATATATGAAGAGGCGGCAAAGTCGAAGAAACGAGGTGCTGTGAAATCTCGCTAGGCGCTAGCCCTCTGCTCACATGCCACGGGTTTTATTAGGTTTATCAAATATTTAAGCAAGTGATTTTGCTGTATTAAGTACATTATCacaaataaattattagtttttataatcCGCCTGTTTCCTTTAAACTCTTGTCATGTCTGTAGAAAAGAGAAGGCTGAAAGATATGGTATGGCAGGTCTGCACTTGCCAATTCAGAAGGGCAACTTTCTGTTGTGATTacttttagtttgttttaaatACGACTTGGAGCTTGTCTAAGCACGATATTGGCTAgttaaatttcatttaaaatggCCAAGGGTAATAAAATACTTGGACAATCCTTTCCGTTTgaatttagttataaaataatcgGTTAATGATATGAGTAGATAAAAGATATGCCACTAAAACTCTTCTATTGGTCTTCTTTATCGCAAGTGCAGTCAACAATCCTTATGGTTTGTTATTTCAGAATTGGACTTTAAAAAGAGTTGAGAGACTTTAAAGAGAGACTTTAAAATGGCTAACTTATTTCTAAAACTGCAGGGTTTACTAGTCTACAGAGGTATTACATCTCCGGATGCCTCGTATTATACATTTGGTGGTGACACTGTGTTTGTAGCACCAGGTGATTCCACAGGTTAAATACATGGTCTATCAAGACAGTGTTTTAAGCCAGAGCAAATTACAACTATCACAAACATTGACTAACTCAAGCGGGTCAGTTTTTCTACAGTAGCTGCCAATAAATCATGGTTTTGTTATGAATTGGCAGTTTAAAAGATGCCTGCTTTATTATGAATTGATCGACCTGCTTTTGTCTAACAAGAAGTAGACAATTAAAACAATCACATATGCCACTTCCTGAATCATTAAAACATCCATATTTTAATGAGAATGTAAAATTATGCACAACTGTATCAAATAAAGAACAATAAAGtgacaaattttcaaaaatcgAATATTACTGCACGGAGCTCTTAAGCATAGAATTGATTCGCTTCATCTTCAAAGGATTGCCGTATGTACCCAATGTGCGTTCAAGAACCTTCTTGCAGAGGCGATTGAGAGTGCCAACATCTGCTGCCATGGCAAACATCCTGTCCATGTACTCGTCCCACATGTTTTTAGTAACTCGATGACTCGGATGGGAATTATCGACGAGGATGGCGTGAAAGGGATCTCCAATCTTTTTAACTGTTGGAAAGTATGTTTTGTGAGGTTTGGCGATCATATACATTTCCATAAGCCGATCGGAAAGGTCAATGATATGCTGCTCATTTGTAAATGGCTCTTCTGAGCTGTTTGCTATTTGAGATTCTTCCATTCTGTGCTGCCTAAGCCACTCATCTTCTGAGCATGGCAGCGTATTTTTTGTTAACAGTCGTACATGGTCGGTAAACTTCCGACTATAGTTTTTTAGTCGATAGGATGTATTTAGGGTCTCTTCCACGCTATCTATTGAACCCCTGCTTGGCGATAATGCTTGAATTTTCCAGTTTTCCACTTTGTGTATGCCTTGTAGCATCCAGGCGGCATCGTGATCTTTTGCGAATCCCTTTGTACTTTGCTTACAAATTTTGCGGCTTTGCCTTTTAAACATAGGCGATATTCTTTCTGATCTTAATATGTGGGCTCTTTTGTTGCGAAATATCTTTGAAATTCTTATTGCTTCGGGATTCTCTGGAATAGGCAGCGAGACCATGACTGTGGCCTGAATATTGATAGTGCTGCTGATTCTCTCGACCGCATCGGACATTCCTTTCATTGCTGTCTTGAAGAATTTGTTCGCTGGTTTTTTGTTCTTATCTTTGGACACATTTGTTATTTCTTCTCCACCAGTTTGAGTGACCATATAATCAACCTGATCTTCCAGAGTCTTATTAGCACAAAAGCTCGATCGATGTCCGATGTGAGATAGATAAGCGAGGTAAACGGCTGGAATAGTTAACACTATCAGTACAGCTGGTACTAATATCCACGCGATAGATATTTCTCCTTTTTTTTCACTTCTTGAAAGTCCGAGAGTAAATTCTACCTCTACTCCAGTCAGTCTATTGGTCACCACACAAGTGTACTGGATTGGTAGCTTATTTGTATAATATGTGAGTTTTCTAACTGATGAGATCAAGCTATCCTTTCTACGATGGCTTTTATACCATTTGTAGTCAAAGTGTTCTGAAGTCCCTTCAGGTCTTGGACAATTAAAGATCGAGGCCTTAGTGGTTTTGGCTCGTACCGAGACATGTGCAAAGGATGACTGAAATGGTAAAGGCCCGCAAGATTTGCTTAGATAGAAGGTGTTGTTATATTCGGTGCTCTCACTTACAACACACGTAACTACCGCTGCTTTTGTGGTCGGGTACACGAAAGTTAGATTCAAACAACCCTTGGGATAACTCTTTGTTATCTGGCAGCTTTTGGTTGTCTCTCCTTCCTAAAAACAAAAGAGAGATGTTTACATATATGGCTATCTTAACACTGTCTAGAAAAAACATCTAGGTTTCCTAGCAAATAAAATACTTGAAGGCAAGTCTGAATTGGTCATGACAACTTGTGATTGATTACTAGTTGAGTGATTGATTACTAGTTGACTGACTGGTTACTAGTTGAGTGATTGGTTACTAGTTGAGTGATTGGTTACTAGTTGACTGACTGGTTACTATTTGACTGACTGGTTACTAGTTGAGTGATTGATTACTAGTCGACTGACTGATTACTAGTTGACTGACTGGTTACTATTTGAGTGATTGGTTACTAGTTGACTGACTGGTTACTAGTTGAGTGATTGGTTACTAGTTGAGTGACTGGTTACTAGTTGACTGACTGGTTGCTAGTTGAGTGATTGGTTACTAGTTGACTGACTGGTTACTAGTTGACTGACTGGTTACTAGTTGACTGACTGGTTTTTAGTTGAGTGATTGGTTACTAGTTGAGTGACTGATTACTAGTTGACTGACTGGTTACTAGTTGACTGACTGGTTACTAGTCGACTGACTGGTTACTAGTTGAGTGATTGGTTACTAGTTAAGTGATTGGTTACTAGTTGGGTGATTGGTTACTAATTGAGTGACTGGTTACTAATTGCCTGACTGGTTACTAGTTGAGTGATTGGTTACTAGTTGAGTGACTGGTTACTAATTGACTGACTGGTTACTAGTTGAGTGATTGGTTACTAGTTAAGTGATTGGTTACTAGTTGAGTGATTGTGTGCAGTGTAAAGTCAGCTAGTACCATTTCCTATGCACTCACAAATTACAGTTAATTGTAATGTCTATAGTTCGCTGCCACCACCGGGCCACGCATGAAACACATTAACCTTGCCGAAACACATTAAAATATCAGTTATGCCATAATTACACTGCTTATTAAAACATACTCATGCTGCGCGCACTGGAAACAGTTTTTCTAAACGACTTCCACTGGTTTCCTTAATGGTGACATTGTTTGCTGACTCACATTTgcctttacatatatatacgccAGTTTCAGATTAGCCACACAGTAGCAGTTTTAGTGCTGTGGGCAGCAAGTAACCCAGcacaaaaagttttattatcaataagtGACAAAACTATAAGTGAGAGACTAGCAGGCCTACGGAGGCAAAAGGTCAGTTTTATTATATacctatatgtattttatttgactAAATTGAATGCTTTTGTTTTAATGTGACTTTCATGTCAATtatataatgtttgttttatgttattatGCTTTACACTGTAGTTTTATTGTGACATGTACTTTTGTAGACTTCACGGTCTATTCTGGTTATCAGTAAAATAAACAGTCATATCTACCAGAATACGATCAGTTCAGTTTAAACCACCGCAAAACCTGCTGTCATCTTGATTCGTGGCATTTTCGCTACAGTGAAGTCTTATCCTATGGTGGAATAAGAAACAATCAGTAAATCAGCACAGAAGCAACAAATCTTCTGGATCATCAGAAAACAGTCAGCTATTCAATGTAAGAGACATATCGTTAGAATTGTTGAACAATCAGTTATTCGTGGAACGAAAGAACCACAGCAGTCGATCAGTATATCCAGAGAATCAGCATACGTAACATTTATCAGTACAGGACATTATCGTCTTAAAAGCAGTCAACTCAGCAACAGGCAGTTACCTATTGCATCAGCAGAAAACCACAGCATCCCAACTCTCCTCAACAGGACAGATAAGCAATTTACTTCTATTCTTATTTTTCAATCAGTGTTTTTGCAAGCTTTCTTTTCAAACTTGCAATCAACTCCAGCTTTAGTAACGTGGAACAAGCTTGCTATCAGTCTTTGTTTAGACAATTTGGTTTTGATTTATTTAGAATCATATTGTAAACCGTGCTGGCTAATCTGAAAGGCAGTTACATGAAAATTTGTGTTCGTTAATTGTTAAAAGCAGCTAGAGTGTCACCAGCGTTTGTGGTTACGGTGGAAGAAGTTTAGTCAGCCGTTCTATTGTCGCTTGCGCGTGAGATGAATTATTAGGCTATTAATATTGGCACAAACTCATCGCAATCCTTACATATTTTGTGGTTTGCTGCCGCGGCATTGTGGGTAATATCGTGCAGATTTGGCAGGTGCAATACTCATCACAGCTATTAGAAACTTTGATTTTACACATAATATTTGGTGTGCCACCGTGTTGAGTAACGATGGCTGATGAAGAAAATCATGCCACAAATTCTTTTGAAAATGTAACTGAAACAGAAAGTGCAGAGGCACCATCTGTAAGCATGGCAGCTAGTGAACAAAGTACGACACATTTGAGCAGTATAGATGTTGTAAAACAGCGAAGCTATAGAAAACcatctgaaaaaagtaaacagaATAAAGCCAGCCAACTAAAAACAGAAATAATCAGTGTGATTAGCTCAAAGCTAGATTCTTTTGAAAAGAGTTTTTCTAGCATAGACAGAACTGATTATGATGCATTGTATACCTATTTGTCTTACCTTGAAAAAGATGATGGTAGTGAAATACAATTGCTTTGTGAAGAATTTTATACTCTGtgtaataataaaacagatgaaCAAGTTGAAAACCTGAGAGCAATTTATCGCAGCGAGCGAGAAGAAAATGTTGCATCATTAAATGCGCTTTTGGATGAGATCGAAGCTAAGGAAGAGGAGGAGAAAGCTTTAACAGAGCAAGAGATGGAGAGACGGCTAGCAATGCTGGAGGAGCAAAGGAAGAGGCAAGCAGAAGCAAGAAGAGCATTTCAAGAACGGTTGAACCCAACGCTGAGAAGAGTTACTAGTCAACCACTCAGTGTTGAACTTGACCAATCAGTAGAAGTGGAGATGCCAACAACCATTGATATGCAGTCTCCTTCTCGAAGTTTAAGTGAGCAGCCAGTTTTCTCTAAGTCAGTTGTGAAGTCGTCGCCAACACAACACACAAGCAATCGCCTCTCACAGGAATCGACACCGAAGCTCACAAGCACAAGTCATGAGTACGGTGCTCTAGAACGACTAACAAACTCCATCACAGAAGCAGTAAAAATTACAAAACGTACTATAGTTGAACCCACAATCTTCTACGGCAACCCGATGAAGTTTAGAGATTGGGAATCCGATTTTGATGAATTTCTCGATGCAGAAGGCATCACAACAAGTGCTAGAAAGATGCGCATACTCAAGAAGTTTATCAGTGGCGATGCCCGCCGATGTGTTGAAGGCTTTTTGCTGGATGACTCATTAAATTCGTATACTGAAGCAAGAAAACTCTTACAAGAACGATTTGGGAAAAAGGTGAACATAGCTCGTCATCTGAAGAAGAAACTCAAAGATTGGCTTAAAATAGGAAACAGGGATGGTCAAGCATTGCAACAATTTGCAGACTTTCTCAGTCATCTACTTAGCGCAAAGCAAACAGTCTCACAGTTGAACAGTCTTGATGAATCTGAAAGCAACGAAGAAATGCTCGAGAAGCTGCCTGACTGGTTAAAGATCAAGTGGAAGTACCAAATACGTAAGTATGAAAAAGACCATGATGACTACCCTCCCTTCAGTGTATTCAAGGAGTTTATTAATGAGGAAGCTTCAACAGCTAACATCTTGGGAACCAAAGAAAGTACACGCAGTGACAAGTTTTCGGAGCTAAATAGAAGAGCAAATTCGAAGCAGTTGCAAACATTGCAAGCTTCAACATCGAAAGACAGGAAAAGCATGACAACAGAACAATCGACCAAATATTGCAAGAAGTGTGATCAATACAATCACTATACAGCCCAGTGTAATTTGCTTGTCAAGGCCACATACGAAGAAGCCTTACAGTTCTTTAAGGAAAATTACCTATGTTTCCATTGTGGAAAGGGTAATCACAAACACAATGAATGCTCCTATCGGTGGAAGTGCAAGGTCTGTAAGCGTGGACATCCAGATTGTCTCCATAAATTACGCAGCGATTGGGAAAGTGAAAAGCCTCAGTagtacaacaaaacagaaaatatgCCTGTAGTTCAGAGTTCACAAGCAAGCCCTAAAGACTCAGCTCAACCATCTAAGCAACATATTGTTGCTATGGCTAAACAACCCAACCAAATTGGACTACTAAGTATGCTTCTTCCAGTAACGATCTTATCAGAAAATGGACATGAGACGACAGTCTATGCGTTACTAGACAATGGATCTGACACAACATATATCACAGAAAATGCTGTAGATCAGATAAAGCTGAAATCCTATGGTGAACCAGAAAAGGTTACAATATGTACTTTGGCAGGAGAAGAAACTAGGTACAGAAAGAAGTATAAGTTCTCCATTAAAGGAACAGGACCAGCGGCAAATAGCTCTAGTTTTTCAATTATTGCGCTAGAGCAGAAAACTATACCTCACAATGAGAACCAAACAACAACTGAAAAGGTAGCAAAGTCCATTCCTCATTTGAGTCATATTGCCCACCTCATCTCACCAAAGCTGGACCTTGCTGTTACAGTAGACATGCTGATTGGACGAGACAATTCTCACTTATTAGCACCCCATGAGTCGATAATTGCAGATGCGTCAGAGCCGTTTGCTATAAGAACAGTTTTAGGTTGGACACTATGTGGAGGAAATCCGAGCGCTGATGCACTCCCATTGAGCTGTTTCGCCACACAAAGCGACGAGTTTCATGACATAAGCGATCAAAGTAAGATGTCGCAAAATGACATGACCTTCCTCAAAATACTAGAAAGTGGAACTAAAATGACAGATGATGGTTCTCTTTCATTACCATTACCTTTTACTACTACTCCATACATGCCAAACAACAAGTCTCAAGCCTTGAAAAGACTTAAACAGCTCATCAAAAGATTGCAGGGTGATGCCACTCTAAAGAATGAGTACTGCAAGTTTATGCAGGATATGATAAACAGTGGACACGCAGAACCTGTGCCTGACGGAAGCACACCTGAAGGGCAGACATGGTATTTACCACATTTTGCTGTATTTCATCCTAAAAAGCAAAGTGTTCGAGTTGCATTTGATGCCAGTGCAAGGTATGGAAACAGAAGTCTCAATGAAGAATTGCTATCTGGGCCTGACCAAATGAACAGCTTGCGTGGAATTTTATTAAGATTTCGTCGCGAACCTATAGCCATATCATGCGACATACAGAAGATGTTTCACAATTTCAAAGTCGACGAAAAAGATAGAAACTATTTACGGTTTTTGTGGGTAGAGGCTGATTTGCAGACTGTCAAAGAGTATCGGATGACTGTACATCTATTCGGAGCTACAAGCTCTCCAGGAGTAGCTACCTTTGCTCTAAACAAGGTAGCAGCCGACTCTTCAGACAAATATCCCGAAGCAGCAAAGTTCATCATAAATGACTTTTATGTAGATGATGGCATAACTAGCGTCAAAACCGAACAGGAAGCCACAGACTTGATCGAAAATGCAGTGAGCATATGCAAAAAAGTCAACCTTCGTTTGCACAAGTTTCTCAGCAACAACAGAAATGTGCTTGAAACCATCCCAAACACTGAAGTAAGCAAGAACTTGCAAGGACTCGACATCTACAAAGACAAGCTACCTTCAGAAAGAACACTTGGCCTGGAATGGTGCACAGACAGTGACACCTTCACTTTTACTAACAATAAGACTGAGAAGCCACCTACTAAAAGGGGCATTCTTTCTTCTGTATCCCAATTGTACGATCCTATTGGTCTTATCGCACCTTTTACCCTTCAAGGAAAAATCTTGATGCAGCAGTCTTGTAAAGAGGAGAAAAGTTGGGACCAAACCGTATCCCCTGATTTACAAGAAAAATGGAGAAAATG
This region includes:
- the LOC137406167 gene encoding uncharacterized protein, yielding MPRQQTTKYEGETTKSCQITKSYPKGCLNLTFVYPTTKAAVVTCVVSESTEYNNTFYLSKSCGPLPFQSSFAHVSVRAKTTKASIFNCPRPEGTSEHFDYKWYKSHRRKDSLISSVRKLTYYTNKLPIQYTCVVTNRLTGVEVEFTLGLSRSEKKGEISIAWILVPAVLIVLTIPAVYLAYLSHIGHRSSFCANKTLEDQVDYMVTQTGGEEITNVSKDKNKKPANKFFKTAMKGMSDAVERISSTINIQATVMVSLPIPENPEAIRISKIFRNKRAHILRSERISPMFKRQSRKICKQSTKGFAKDHDAAWMLQGIHKVENWKIQALSPSRGSIDSVEETLNTSYRLKNYSRKFTDHVRLLTKNTLPCSEDEWLRQHRMEESQIANSSEEPFTNEQHIIDLSDRLMEMYMIAKPHKTYFPTVKKIGDPFHAILVDNSHPSHRVTKNMWDEYMDRMFAMAADVGTLNRLCKKVLERTLGTYGNPLKMKRINSMLKSSVQ